A stretch of DNA from Bacteroidetes Order II. bacterium:
GCAGCATACACGGCATTTCGGCTAGCAATTTCGGCTTGTTGTTCTAAAACCCGCTCTATGCTCATACCATTGGCCACCGTCAACGACCGACTATGGTCACAGGCCCCATAGTATTCCAAGCCTAAGTGCCGGGCAGTTTCGGCCATTTCCACCAAGGAGTGCGCGCCATCGCTATAGGTTGAGTGGTTATGCAACGTTCCTCTAAGGTCGCTGACTTCTATGAGTTTGGGTAAGGTATTTGTTTCAGCCCAAGACATAGCAGAAGCCAAATCGCGCAACTCCGGAGATACAAAAGCCAATCCAGCCTTTTGGAACAACTCCGTTTCGGCGGCCACCTCTGGAAGTCCACCTATTTTTTGCGCAATTGCTTCCACAAAACTTTCCGGACCTGTTCTCCTGAGGCATTCGGTACCAAAAGCCACCTCTGGAACCCATACCACCTCCACCCCAAAGCCATCTTCGAGACTGAACTGCCAAACACCTGTATTTATTTGCTGCACCGAAACCCCAATGGCCTCAAATGCAGGAGCAATAACCTCTTCCGATTGCGCTTGAATTAACACCGTAAGCTCCGAGATGGTGGGCATTTTCCGACGAAAAGCCCCAACCACCACACAGTCTTCGATGCTAACTTGTTGTTTCAGCGTTTGCAACAAGGGCATCAACTGCCGGTAAACCGTAGCATACCGCCGTTGAGCACGATAGGACGCTAAGCGTTCGATACTTTCTAAGAGTTGTTCCTGCGTTTTTTTACCAAAGCCTTCTGCATGTAACAACCGATTTTCCCGCGCCGCAACGGCCAATTCGCCAACCGAAGTAATACCCAATGATTGCCATAAACTGCGCACCTTTTTAACACCAAGCCCTTTAATGTTAAGCAATTCAGGCAGACCAGCAGGGAGTTTCGCTACCAATTCCTCCCGTTGCGGCAACGATCCGGTATCCAACAGCACCTCAATGTCTTTGCCGAGTCCACTACCAATTCCCTGCACCCCTGTCAATTGTCCCGCTGCCGCCAAATCCTTTATTTGCTCTGGCAACCGTTGTAAAACACGGGCTGCATTCGCAAAAGCCCTCGCCCGAAACGGATTACCACCCGTAAGTTCCAACAGATCTGCCACTTCCTGTAAAGACTTGGCAATTTGTTTATTCGTCATGACAAACAGTTTGTGAGGAAGCAACAATTATTGGGTAAATTGTGTATCTTCTTTGTTTAAACATTGCTCAAATGAATTACTAACTGGCCCAAACAATCTTAAGCCAATTGTTTGAACCAGAACAAATTAAGAAAAACTTGCCCTGCACCACAGAACAAGTCCTTTTCTTTTCCGTAATTCCTGAACAATTTTGTTCTATAGGGAAAGGACGACAAGCCAGATAACGTCTTTTCTCCATTCCGTTCATCAATCTTTACCAAAATGATGTACGAAACCTTGCACGTCGTACCAGAGACGTTGGAAGAGGTTTTGGCGACCTTTCGTGTCTTGCCACAAACCAGTATCATTATTCCTACCCTAAATGAGGAAAAGATCTTAGAAAATTTACTCAGATCTTTTACACCGGAAGTCCGGCGACGTTTGGGCCTCGAAATCATCGTTTCAGATGGTGGATCAACCGACAGAACCGTCGAAATTGCGCGGAAATATGCCGACAAAGTGGTTGAACATACCGACGTACGCCCCCAAACGATTTCGGAGGGCCGCAATGCTGGCGCAGCCGTCGCACAGGGCGATGTCCTAATCTTTTTTAATGCCGATGTCCGTTTTCCTATACGAATGGAACCGTTCTTGCGGGAACTAACTGAAGCTGCTGGCATGGAAGGGGCCGCAACCTGTCGGGTGACCGTCCATCCGGAAGAAGCCAACTGGAAAGACCATTTGGTCTTGGGCGGTTGTAATGCCTATTTCTGGTGTCTGAATAAGATCGGACTGGGCATGGGGCGTGGTGAATGTCACGCCATTGCCGCCCGAACATTTAGGTTGCTGGGCGGTTATAGAACGGACTTGGTTGCTGGAGAAGATTTTGATTTATTTAAGCGGATTGCACAACATGCGAGGCAACAAAACAAAGCAGGCATCCGTTTTCTTTGGCAGTGGACGCTTTATGAGGACCCACGACGGTATCGGGCTATTGGATATGCTCGCACCATGCTCAAGTGGTTCCAGAATGCGGCCTCTATCACGCTTTTTAACCGATCGGTCTCTAAAGAATGGACCGCATTTCGGTAAAGACTGTTACTTTACAGATACAAGGGCGTCTAAAACTGAAACACCCTTTTCGGCTTGTTCTCAGGCACGGAAACGATATCCATAACCATTTTTCACTCTGAAAATCCATATGCGCTTAACCAAAAAATTTACTTACATCGGAGCCGGTATCCTAATAGCAGGCTTTTTCTTTGGAATGGGCATTCAAAAAGTCTTCTCCGGAGACGATGTAGTCCAAAGTCTGCAAAAATTAGATCAGGCATTTTCATTGATCAATCAGCAGTATGTGGATGATGTGGACTCGGGTAAACTTGCCGAAAATGCGATCGAAGGAATGCTGAAGGGCTTAGACCCTCACTCGGTATATATTGATGCCAAACGCATGAAGCGCGTCCGCGAAGAATTTGATGCTTCCTTTGAGGGGATCGGTATTTTCTTTGACTTTGTGGATGAAACCTTGATGGTGCAGCAAGTAATATCGGATGGTCCCTCCGAAAAAGCTGGCCTTAAGGCAGGTGACTTCATCATTATGGTGGATGATAAGGAAACCAAAGGCTGGAAAAATGAGGATGTACAAGCCCACCTTAAAGGTCCTAAAGGAACTAAGGTGACACTCAAAATCCGTCGAAATGGCGTGGACAAGCCCTTAACCTTTGACATTACCCGCGATACCATTCCATTTTATACGGTTACTGCCAAGCACATGATAGACGATAAAACAGGGTATATCAACCTTGAGCGCTTCGCCCGTACCTCTTACCAGGAAGTGGCAGATGCCATGAACCAATTACGTGGTTTGGGAATGGAGCGCCTTGTGCTGGATTTGCGCAACAACCGTGGCGGATACATGGAAATGGCCGTTCGTATTGTGGATGAATTGCTCCCTGCGAATAAAATGATTGTCTATACCAAGAGCCGAATCCAATCCTTTAATGAGCAATACCGCTCCACTTCGCGAGGTAGCTTTGAAAAAATGCCCGTCATCGTCTTGGTCAATTCCGGATCGGCTTCTGCCAGCGAGATTGTTGCCGGAGCGCTTCAAGACCACGACCGCGCCCTTGTGGTGGGCGAGCGGACCTTTGGGAAAGGCTTGGTACAACGCCAGTTTGAATTATTGGATGGATCCGTTATGCAAATGACCATTTCTCGGTATTTCACCCCTTCCGGACGCCTCATTCAAACCCCTTATGCCGACGGAGACCAAGAAGCCTATTATAAATCCAAATTAGACATCGAACGGAAGAACAAAGGCGTTTTGAAAAAAGAAGACCTTATTGCTCAGGCGCCAGATTCCCTTAAATACAAAACCACCAGTGGACGGACCGTTTTGGGGGGTGGAGGTATTTTGCCAGATATTATCCTGCCCGACTCGCTGGGTATGCCCAAGCCCCTTGTAATTGCCCTCATTCGGAATAGCGTAGAGGATGATTTCACCGGCCACTGGCTAAATCAGCATCCGGAATTTAGAACCCAATGGACCACTAAGAAGAGTGATTTCATCAAAAACTTCCGGATTACGGATGCCATGCTGAATGAATTCTGGGGTTATGCTACCGATAAAAAAGGCTTTAAGTTTGTTGAAAACAATAAATCTGCTACCCTAAATACGGCTGATGAAAAACGCAAGACCTTTACCAAAAAGGAACAGTTAGAGAACCGAGACGTGGTTGAGGTGCGTATCAAAGCTTTACTTGCCCGTCGTCTTTGGGACCTGGATGCCTCCGTGCAAGTTTTTCATAAATTAGACCTGACACTGGCTGAAGCCTTGCGGAATTGGGACAAAGCTTCAAACTTTGCTCAATCCTACCGATAGACGTTCCCTTAATTTTATGTTTGAAGGCTCCTTTACGGGGCCTTTTTTATCTTTTAACCGCTTTCACTGATATTTGCCAGAATCGCTTCGCCTAAGCGGTTATATTGCAAAACGCTTCCCCTGCTTTTATTTCATTTATTATTTTTATCCCTGATGGCACACAAAGTAGTCCTCATTCCCGGTGATGGTATTGGTCCCGAAATCACTGAAGCCGCTTTAGACGTTTTAGCCGCAACTGGCGTCCCCATTACTTGGGTATTAGAAGAAGAAGCGGGTATGCGTTCCATAGAAGCAGGGGGCGAGCCCTTGCCCGAAAAAGTAATCAATAGCATCAAGGCGCATAAGGTAGCCCTGAAAGGCCCCATTACGACTCCGGTTGGCGGTGGCTTTAAAAGTGTGAACGTATCTTTGCGTCAAGCCTTAGACCTCTATGCAAACGTCCGGCCCAGTTATAGCTTACCGGGCATCAAAACCGCCTTTCAGCATGTAGATATGGTACTTTTCCGTGAGAATACGGAAGGACTGTATATTGGAGAAGAAAAATACGATGCCGAGACGGGCGTAGCCGAGGCCATCGCAAGGGTTACCAAAAAAGGATCCGAACGGATCATTCGGTATGCCTTTGAATACGCCAAATTTAACGAACGCGGCAAAGTTTCATTGGTTCATAAAGCCAACATCCTGAAAAAAACTTCGGGATTGTTTTTGGAGTTGGGCCGCGAAATTGCAAAAGAATACCCCCAAATCCGCTTTGAAGAAGTGATTGTGGATAATATGTGCATGCAGATGGTAACCAATCCAGAACGCTATGATTGTATTGTCACCACCAACCTGTTTGGCGATATTTTAAGTGACCTCGCAGCCGGATTAGTGGGCGGTTTGGGCATTGTACCCGGCGCAAATATTGGCAGTGAGTATGCCGTTTTTGAGTCCGTTCATGGTTCTGCACCCGATATTGCCGGACAAAACAAAGCGAATCCTACAGCACTCATCCGTTCTGCCGAGATGATGCTCCGTCACTTGGGCGAGCACTTTGCTGCAGATGCCCTCCGCAAAAGCCTTTTCGAGATTTTCCGACGTGGAGAATTCCGCACGGCAGACTTGGGCGGCTCCACCCCAACGAATGAGTTTGGGAAACGTGTTGCCGAGAAAGTAGCGAAAAACATCGCAAAACCACGCTGGCGTACCCAAGTATAATCACGCTATTATTACCCTCACCCTTTTAATCTTTTTCCCAATATGTGGCAACGCATTCAAACGGTCTATTTGGTACTTTCCGTTGTATTACTTGCTTTGATTCCTGCGCTTCAGTTCCCGCTAACGGCCAAACAACCACTCTATTGGGGTGGTATGGTTGTCTCGGCGGTTTCCATAATTTTGGCCATCTGGGGGATTGCTCAGTTTCAAAATCGTAAACAGCAAATGAATACCGTTCGGATGGCCGCCATTGTGGCTTTTCTATCCGTCGGATTTGCAAAAGTGGTGTATTTAATCACGACGCCGCAAGCACAGTGGATGGCATTTACCCAAAATCCCGCCATTCTTTGGGGGATTGGCGGAGCCTTCGTAGGGTTTGTTTTCCAACTTTTGGCGCTACGTGCCATTCGCAAAGACGAGTCATTGGTACGGTCAATGGATCGCTTGCGATGAAACCACCAAGGCATTTATATCCGATTTTGGCATTGGGTGTATTGTGCGTTGCAAGTAGTTCCGTATTAATTCGGTATATTTCGGGAGAAGCGAGCGGATTAACGGTCGCCACGTATCGGACGGTTCTGGCGGCCCTTTTTTTATTGCCCTTTTCGCCGCGTGTTTGGCCAGAAATCAAGGCATTGCCCGCATCACACAAAGGCTTGATTGTGCTTTCCGGTGTTTTATTGGGTCTCCACTTTGTTACGTGGATCAGTTCCTTATACTATACCACTGTTGCCAGTTCTACCGTTTTGGTAAATACCTCACCGCTTTTCATCGCCATTGCATCGTTTTTCCTACTCGGCGAGCAGCTCCATAAATCGTTGGTTTTGGGCATTTTATTGGGCTTTACGGGTGCTGCGTTGATGGCGTTCGGAGACATGACCAACCAACAATTTCCTCATGCTGCGCGGGGGAATGGCTTGGCTCTTTTGGGTATGGTTACGGTTAGTGGCTACATGATGGCCGGACGGGTAGTACGCCAAAAGGGACTTTCGTGGTTAGGATATGTTTTTCCCGTATATTTAATTTCTGCAATAACGGTTTTGACCTTTTCTTTATTTCTACAGGCCCATCTCTTGGTTTCATGGACGGTTTTGGGTATTTGTGCATTGATGGCCCTTGGCCCCCAAATTGCAGGTCATGGCGCAATGAACTATGCGGTTCGCTATATTCCGCCCGCCTTTGTCACTTTGGTTATCTTGGTAGAGCCTGTTCTGTCTTCGTTAATGACCTTCCTTCTTTGGGATGAAACGCCCGGCCTGCTTTCCCTTATAGGCATGGCGGTGGTGCTGATTGGATTGGCCATAGCCATGAAGCGAGGGTAAACAAAAATCCCGCCTATCTCTCAATAAGC
This window harbors:
- a CDS encoding glycosyltransferase, producing the protein MMYETLHVVPETLEEVLATFRVLPQTSIIIPTLNEEKILENLLRSFTPEVRRRLGLEIIVSDGGSTDRTVEIARKYADKVVEHTDVRPQTISEGRNAGAAVAQGDVLIFFNADVRFPIRMEPFLRELTEAAGMEGAATCRVTVHPEEANWKDHLVLGGCNAYFWCLNKIGLGMGRGECHAIAARTFRLLGGYRTDLVAGEDFDLFKRIAQHARQQNKAGIRFLWQWTLYEDPRRYRAIGYARTMLKWFQNAASITLFNRSVSKEWTAFR
- a CDS encoding isocitrate/isopropylmalate dehydrogenase family protein; amino-acid sequence: MAHKVVLIPGDGIGPEITEAALDVLAATGVPITWVLEEEAGMRSIEAGGEPLPEKVINSIKAHKVALKGPITTPVGGGFKSVNVSLRQALDLYANVRPSYSLPGIKTAFQHVDMVLFRENTEGLYIGEEKYDAETGVAEAIARVTKKGSERIIRYAFEYAKFNERGKVSLVHKANILKKTSGLFLELGREIAKEYPQIRFEEVIVDNMCMQMVTNPERYDCIVTTNLFGDILSDLAAGLVGGLGIVPGANIGSEYAVFESVHGSAPDIAGQNKANPTALIRSAEMMLRHLGEHFAADALRKSLFEIFRRGEFRTADLGGSTPTNEFGKRVAEKVAKNIAKPRWRTQV
- a CDS encoding DNA polymerase/3'-5' exonuclease PolX; this encodes MTNKQIAKSLQEVADLLELTGGNPFRARAFANAARVLQRLPEQIKDLAAAGQLTGVQGIGSGLGKDIEVLLDTGSLPQREELVAKLPAGLPELLNIKGLGVKKVRSLWQSLGITSVGELAVAARENRLLHAEGFGKKTQEQLLESIERLASYRAQRRYATVYRQLMPLLQTLKQQVSIEDCVVVGAFRRKMPTISELTVLIQAQSEEVIAPAFEAIGVSVQQINTGVWQFSLEDGFGVEVVWVPEVAFGTECLRRTGPESFVEAIAQKIGGLPEVAAETELFQKAGLAFVSPELRDLASAMSWAETNTLPKLIEVSDLRGTLHNHSTYSDGAHSLVEMAETARHLGLEYYGACDHSRSLTVANGMSIERVLEQQAEIASRNAVYAATGTNFRIFSGIESDILNDGSLDYPDEVLASFDLVVASIHNGFNMTEAVATQRLITAIENPYTTILGHPTGRLLLAREGYPVHHHKIIDACAANGVALELNANPYRLDLDWTWVPYALEKGVFIAINPDAHAMEGLQDVFWGVEVARKAGLTVGLCLNAMDRFAFEQWLRLKNQ
- a CDS encoding DMT family transporter, whose protein sequence is MKPPRHLYPILALGVLCVASSSVLIRYISGEASGLTVATYRTVLAALFLLPFSPRVWPEIKALPASHKGLIVLSGVLLGLHFVTWISSLYYTTVASSTVLVNTSPLFIAIASFFLLGEQLHKSLVLGILLGFTGAALMAFGDMTNQQFPHAARGNGLALLGMVTVSGYMMAGRVVRQKGLSWLGYVFPVYLISAITVLTFSLFLQAHLLVSWTVLGICALMALGPQIAGHGAMNYAVRYIPPAFVTLVILVEPVLSSLMTFLLWDETPGLLSLIGMAVVLIGLAIAMKRG
- a CDS encoding S41 family peptidase, which codes for MRLTKKFTYIGAGILIAGFFFGMGIQKVFSGDDVVQSLQKLDQAFSLINQQYVDDVDSGKLAENAIEGMLKGLDPHSVYIDAKRMKRVREEFDASFEGIGIFFDFVDETLMVQQVISDGPSEKAGLKAGDFIIMVDDKETKGWKNEDVQAHLKGPKGTKVTLKIRRNGVDKPLTFDITRDTIPFYTVTAKHMIDDKTGYINLERFARTSYQEVADAMNQLRGLGMERLVLDLRNNRGGYMEMAVRIVDELLPANKMIVYTKSRIQSFNEQYRSTSRGSFEKMPVIVLVNSGSASASEIVAGALQDHDRALVVGERTFGKGLVQRQFELLDGSVMQMTISRYFTPSGRLIQTPYADGDQEAYYKSKLDIERKNKGVLKKEDLIAQAPDSLKYKTTSGRTVLGGGGILPDIILPDSLGMPKPLVIALIRNSVEDDFTGHWLNQHPEFRTQWTTKKSDFIKNFRITDAMLNEFWGYATDKKGFKFVENNKSATLNTADEKRKTFTKKEQLENRDVVEVRIKALLARRLWDLDASVQVFHKLDLTLAEALRNWDKASNFAQSYR
- a CDS encoding DUF4293 family protein, with product MWQRIQTVYLVLSVVLLALIPALQFPLTAKQPLYWGGMVVSAVSIILAIWGIAQFQNRKQQMNTVRMAAIVAFLSVGFAKVVYLITTPQAQWMAFTQNPAILWGIGGAFVGFVFQLLALRAIRKDESLVRSMDRLR